From the Primulina tabacum isolate GXHZ01 chromosome 15, ASM2559414v2, whole genome shotgun sequence genome, one window contains:
- the LOC142527193 gene encoding uncharacterized protein LOC142527193, translating to MATTISPSSSSPHDDDNIPTATLALPSIAIAAPTTRRLPPPCWSPEETLVLIDAYKEKWYSLNRGNLRANHWQEVADHVASRFHASPSKTAVQCRHKMEKLRKRYRAEIQRAAAHGGVRRFSSSWAHFQSMHAMEKGHSNPTPPSSDDEEDDFGHRNSVKRINDLYRKNQKGVDIFDNQGPAGNGSSSGFRIKIPGMVSAGPDMSKAYGGFNDIDGQYHNNPNPRFTNSVATGYGTTSKVLKDGFLRNSESGKRAAQISIEKIDDAAGVGEIVEAIQALGEGIMRTEKVKMDMARQMEKLRMQMELKRTEMILESQQRIVEAFAKTISERRAKKAKKLSSPEHES from the coding sequence ATGGCTACCACCATATCCCCTTCCTCTTCCTCCCCCCATGATGATGACAATATCCCCACCGCCACTCTTGCCCTCCCCTCCATCGCTATTGCCGCCCCTACGACTCGCCGCCTCCCGCCGCCGTGCTGGTCACCGGAGGAAACTCTTGTCCTCATCGACGCCTACAAAGAAAAGTGGTACTCTCTGAACCGCGGAAACCTCAGGGCCAACCACTGGCAAGAGGTGGCCGATCATGTCGCGTCACGTTTCCACGCCAGCCCCTCCAAGACCGCCGTGCAGTGTCGGCACAAGATGGAGAAGCTTCGAAAGCGATACCGCGCCGAGATCCAGAGAGCCGCCGCACACGGAGGCGTCCGCCGCTTCTCCTCGTCGTGGGCTCACTTCCAGAGCATGCACGCCATGGAAAAGGGTCATAGTAACCCCACTCCACCTTCCTCCGACGATGAAGAAGATGATTTTGGCCATAGAAACAGCGTCAAGCGCATTAACGATCTGTATCGTAAGAATCAGAAGGGTGTCGATATTTTCGATAATCAAGGCCCTGCAGGTAATGGGTCTTCATCTGGGTTTCGGATCAAGATCCCCGGTATGGTATCAGCCGGGCCCGACATGTCCAAAGCGTACGGTGGATTCAACGACATCGAtggtcaatatcataataaccCTAACCCTAGATTTACTAATTCTGTTGCTACTGGCTACGGGACTACTAGTAAGGTTCTGAAGGATGGGTTTCTTAGGAATAGTGAATCAGGGAAGCGTGCTGCTCAGATTTCAATCGAAAAAATAGATGATGCTGCTGGTGTTGGTGAGATTGTGGAGGCTATACAAGCCCTAGGAGAGGGGATTATGAGAACGGAGAAGGTAAAAATGGATATGGCCCGGCAGATGGAGAAATTGAGAATGCAGATGGAGTTGAAGAGGACGGAAATGATACTTGAATCGCAACAGAGGATCGTGGAGGCATTTGCTAAAACAATATCTGAGAGACGCGCCAAAAAGGCGAAGAAATTGTCATCTCCTGAGCACGAAAGTTGA